One genomic window of Thermus caldifontis includes the following:
- a CDS encoding site-2 protease family protein: protein MGLFPYLNDPPVFLVAFAFAVFGLVIHNLFQAYLADRYGDTAPRRYGFLSLDLRAHLEPLGLVLLVLLGFGWPRFVPTGLPGRKGAMVALMGPLGFFVAAFLYGLLARFLPYPFGEGLWVAQRLMLLHAAIYLFPVPPLDGAKALYAVGGYEARRFLDQVASYGPLGFILIFLVLSFTGVTGSVVRGLAGLLETFYRALGL, encoded by the coding sequence ATGGGTCTTTTTCCGTACCTCAATGACCCCCCGGTCTTCCTGGTGGCCTTCGCCTTTGCCGTTTTTGGCCTGGTGATCCACAACCTTTTCCAAGCCTACCTGGCAGACCGGTACGGGGATACGGCCCCCCGGCGCTACGGTTTCCTTTCCCTGGACCTCCGGGCCCACCTGGAGCCCTTGGGCCTAGTCCTCTTGGTCCTTCTGGGCTTCGGCTGGCCTCGGTTCGTGCCCACTGGCCTTCCGGGGAGGAAGGGGGCCATGGTGGCCCTCATGGGCCCCTTGGGTTTCTTTGTGGCCGCCTTCCTGTATGGCCTTCTCGCCCGCTTTTTGCCCTACCCCTTTGGGGAGGGGCTTTGGGTGGCCCAAAGGCTCATGCTCCTGCACGCCGCCATTTACCTTTTCCCCGTGCCCCCTTTGGATGGGGCCAAGGCCCTTTATGCGGTGGGCGGGTATGAAGCCCGGCGTTTTCTGGATCAGGTGGCCTCATACGGGCCCCTGGGCTTTATCCTCATCTTCCTGGTCCTCTCGTTTACCGGGGTCACGGGCTCGGTGGTCCGGGGGCTGGCGGGGCTTCTGGAAACTTTCTATCGGGCTTTGGGGCTATGA
- the ileS gene encoding isoleucine--tRNA ligase — MFKEVGEPNFPRLEEEVLEFWKRERIFERSVENRQGRPRYTIYEGPPTANGMPHVGHAQARSYKDLFPRYKTMRGYYVPRRAGWDTHGLPVELEVEKKLGLKNKREIEAYGIERFNQACRESVFTYEKEWEAFTERMAYWVDLKNAYATLHPTYVESIWWSLKNLFDRGLLYRDHKVVPYCPRCGTPLSSHELSLGYKEITDPSVYVRLPLREPGRVGLERASLLIWTTTPWTLPGNVAAAVHPEFTYGAFALGEEVVILEETLGQKLLGEETPIVKTFRGKELEGLAYEPPYPQVLEKGYLVVLAEYVSREDGTGIVHQAPAFGAEDLDTARAYGLPLLKTVDEEGKLLVEPFKGLFFREANRAILKDLRSRGLLFKEESYLHSYPHCWRCSTPLMYYATETWFIRNTLFKEELIRKNQEIHWVPPHIKEGRYGEWLRNLVDWALSRNRYWGTPLPIWVCATCGKEEAIGSFRELKERAIHPLPEPFDPHRPYVDGVELACTCGGTMRRVPYVIDVWYDSGAMPFASLHYPFENQLEFQEAFPADFIAEGIDQTRGWFNSLHQLGVMLFGSIAFRNVICHGLILDEKGQKMSKSKGNVVDPWDIIREFGADALRWYIYISAPPEADRRFGPNLVRETVRDYFLTLWNVYSFFVTYANLDRPDLKNPPPVEKRPELDRWLLARLQDLIQRVTEALEAYDPTQSSRALRDFVVEDLSQWYVRRGRRRYWKNEDPLDRESAYATLYQALVTISQLSAPFTPFLSEVLWQNLVRPVHPEAPLSVHLSDWPEVDPKLLDQELVAKMRAVLRVVDLARSARAKSGVKTRIPLPLLLVTAPSALEREGLRHFASEIAEELNVKEVRVLEPGEEVLRYRVLPNLKLLGKKYGRLLPKIREAMEKEASRVAHLVLKGERVPLEVEGQTLALEPEEVLLEAQAPEGYEALEKEGYVAALEVRVTEELKLEGLARDLIRHLQQTRKEMGLKVSDRIRVGYEAEGAYGEALKRHGGWIAEEVLALEFGQGLFPGHTTSLEDEEGRVRFSLERLG; from the coding sequence ATGTTCAAGGAGGTCGGCGAACCCAACTTTCCCAGGCTGGAAGAAGAGGTTCTGGAGTTTTGGAAGCGGGAGAGGATCTTTGAAAGAAGCGTGGAAAACCGCCAGGGAAGGCCCCGTTACACCATTTACGAAGGCCCCCCCACCGCCAACGGCATGCCCCACGTGGGCCATGCCCAAGCCCGCAGCTACAAGGACCTTTTCCCCCGCTACAAGACCATGCGGGGCTACTACGTGCCCCGCCGGGCCGGATGGGATACCCACGGCCTTCCGGTGGAGCTGGAGGTGGAGAAGAAGCTAGGCCTTAAAAACAAGCGGGAGATCGAGGCCTACGGCATTGAGCGCTTCAACCAAGCCTGCCGGGAGTCGGTCTTCACCTACGAAAAGGAATGGGAGGCCTTTACTGAGCGCATGGCCTACTGGGTGGATCTCAAGAACGCCTACGCCACCCTGCACCCCACCTATGTGGAAAGCATCTGGTGGAGCCTGAAGAACCTCTTTGACCGGGGGCTTCTCTACCGGGACCACAAGGTGGTGCCCTACTGCCCCCGGTGTGGCACCCCCCTTTCCTCCCACGAGCTCTCCCTGGGCTACAAGGAGATCACCGACCCCTCGGTCTACGTGCGCCTGCCCCTTCGGGAACCGGGGAGGGTGGGGTTAGAAAGGGCCAGCCTCCTCATCTGGACCACCACCCCCTGGACCCTGCCCGGAAACGTGGCGGCGGCGGTCCACCCGGAGTTCACCTATGGGGCCTTTGCCCTGGGGGAGGAGGTGGTGATCCTCGAGGAAACCCTGGGGCAAAAGCTCCTGGGGGAGGAAACCCCTATCGTGAAGACCTTCAGGGGAAAGGAACTGGAAGGCCTGGCCTATGAACCCCCCTACCCCCAGGTTTTAGAGAAGGGGTACTTGGTGGTCCTGGCGGAGTACGTGAGCCGGGAAGACGGCACGGGCATCGTCCACCAAGCCCCCGCCTTTGGGGCCGAGGACCTGGATACGGCCAGGGCCTACGGCCTCCCCCTCCTCAAGACGGTGGACGAGGAAGGGAAGCTCCTGGTGGAGCCCTTTAAGGGCCTCTTCTTCCGCGAGGCCAACCGGGCCATCCTAAAAGACCTCCGCTCCCGGGGCCTACTCTTTAAGGAGGAAAGCTACCTCCACAGCTACCCCCACTGTTGGCGCTGCTCCACCCCCCTCATGTACTACGCCACGGAAACCTGGTTCATCCGCAATACCCTTTTCAAGGAGGAGCTCATCCGCAAGAACCAGGAGATCCACTGGGTCCCACCCCACATCAAGGAGGGGCGCTACGGGGAGTGGCTCAGGAACCTGGTGGACTGGGCCCTAAGCCGCAACCGCTACTGGGGCACGCCCCTTCCCATTTGGGTCTGCGCCACTTGCGGGAAGGAAGAGGCCATCGGCAGCTTCCGGGAGCTCAAGGAGCGGGCCATCCACCCCCTCCCCGAGCCCTTTGATCCCCACCGCCCCTACGTGGACGGGGTGGAGCTTGCGTGCACCTGCGGGGGAACCATGCGCCGGGTTCCCTACGTCATTGACGTCTGGTACGACTCTGGGGCCATGCCCTTTGCCTCCTTGCACTACCCCTTTGAAAACCAGCTGGAGTTCCAGGAGGCCTTCCCAGCGGACTTCATCGCGGAGGGCATCGACCAGACCCGGGGCTGGTTCAACTCCCTGCACCAGCTTGGGGTGATGCTCTTCGGCTCCATCGCCTTCAGGAACGTGATCTGCCACGGCCTCATCCTGGACGAGAAGGGCCAGAAGATGAGCAAGTCCAAGGGGAACGTGGTGGACCCCTGGGACATCATCCGGGAGTTTGGGGCGGATGCCTTAAGGTGGTACATCTACATCTCCGCACCCCCGGAGGCCGACCGCCGCTTTGGGCCCAACCTGGTCCGGGAAACGGTGCGGGACTACTTCCTCACCCTCTGGAACGTGTATAGCTTCTTCGTCACCTACGCCAACCTGGACCGGCCGGACCTTAAGAACCCGCCTCCCGTGGAGAAACGGCCCGAACTGGACCGCTGGCTCCTGGCCCGGCTTCAGGACCTGATCCAAAGGGTGACGGAGGCCCTCGAGGCCTACGACCCCACCCAAAGCAGCCGCGCCCTGCGGGACTTCGTGGTGGAGGACCTGTCCCAATGGTACGTGCGCCGGGGCCGGAGGCGCTACTGGAAAAACGAGGACCCCCTGGACCGGGAGTCCGCCTACGCCACCCTGTACCAGGCCCTGGTTACCATTAGCCAGCTTTCCGCCCCCTTCACCCCTTTCCTCTCCGAGGTGCTTTGGCAGAACCTGGTGCGCCCGGTCCACCCTGAGGCCCCTCTTTCCGTGCACCTTTCCGACTGGCCGGAGGTGGACCCGAAGCTTCTGGACCAGGAGCTGGTGGCCAAGATGCGGGCGGTGCTCAGGGTGGTGGACCTGGCCCGTTCCGCCCGGGCCAAAAGCGGGGTCAAGACCCGCATCCCCCTGCCCCTTCTTCTGGTCACCGCCCCCAGCGCCTTGGAACGGGAGGGCCTACGCCATTTCGCCTCGGAAATCGCCGAGGAGCTCAACGTGAAGGAGGTTCGGGTTTTGGAGCCTGGGGAGGAAGTGCTCCGCTACCGGGTCCTGCCCAACCTGAAGCTGCTCGGCAAGAAGTACGGGAGGCTTCTCCCCAAGATCCGCGAGGCCATGGAGAAGGAGGCCTCGAGGGTGGCCCATCTGGTCCTCAAAGGGGAAAGGGTACCCCTGGAGGTGGAAGGGCAAACCCTGGCTCTGGAGCCCGAGGAGGTGCTCCTCGAGGCCCAGGCCCCCGAGGGCTACGAGGCCCTGGAGAAGGAGGGGTACGTGGCCGCCCTGGAGGTGCGGGTCACGGAGGAGCTCAAGCTTGAGGGCCTGGCCCGGGACCTGATCCGCCACCTGCAGCAGACCCGCAAGGAGATGGGCCTCAAGGTTTCTGACCGCATCCGGGTGGGCTACGAGGCGGAAGGCGCCTACGGGGAAGCCTTGAAACGCCATGGCGGCTGGATCGCCGAGGAGGTCTTGGCCCTAGAGTTTGGGCAAGGCCTCTTCCCCGGTCATACCACCTCTTTGGAGGATGAGGAAGGCCGGGTGCGCTTCAGCCTGGAAAGGCTAGGATAG
- a CDS encoding Uma2 family endonuclease has translation MGQPARKPLSLEAYLRLEEKSPIRHHLVEGTLWAMAGAGRAHNQILTRLLLKLGPKALEEGCEAFAVDRRLKVSEDTVFYPDLMVVCGPSPSLYEEAPCLLVEILSESTEDLDRGKKLWHYLRLPSLRAYLLVDSRRVSLEAYLREGDKWTYLRLGPGESLPLPCPTLELTVDHLYRGVNLEEG, from the coding sequence ATGGGCCAGCCCGCCCGGAAGCCCCTTAGCCTCGAGGCCTACCTAAGGCTGGAGGAGAAAAGCCCCATACGGCATCATCTGGTGGAGGGAACCCTATGGGCCATGGCGGGAGCAGGCCGGGCCCACAATCAGATCCTGACCCGGTTACTCCTAAAGCTGGGGCCCAAGGCCCTAGAGGAAGGGTGCGAGGCCTTTGCAGTGGATCGTAGGCTTAAGGTGTCGGAGGATACCGTCTTTTACCCCGACCTCATGGTGGTGTGCGGTCCCTCCCCCTCCCTTTACGAGGAAGCCCCCTGCCTTTTGGTGGAAATCCTCTCGGAGAGCACGGAGGACCTGGATCGGGGGAAAAAGCTATGGCACTATCTGCGCCTACCCTCGCTGCGGGCGTACCTTCTGGTGGATAGCCGTCGGGTGAGCCTCGAGGCCTACCTGCGGGAAGGAGACAAGTGGACCTACCTCCGCCTGGGGCCAGGGGAGAGCCTTCCCCTCCCCTGTCCCACCCTGGAGTTGACCGTGGACCACCTGTACCGGGGCGTGAACCTGGAAGAGGGTTAA
- the fsa gene encoding fructose-6-phosphate aldolase, translating into MELYLDTANLEEIREIAAWGVLSGVTTNPTLVAKEYAGRGAKLTEEVLFAHLWTICEVVKGPVSAEVTTLEAEAMVAEGRRLAAIHPQIVVKLPATEEGLQACKRLAAEGIKVNMTLIFSANQALLAARAGASYVSPFLGRVDDISWDGGELLREIVELIQVQNLPVKVIAASIRHPRHVTEAALLGADIATMPYGVFKQLLKHPLTDIGLKRFMEDWEKVKP; encoded by the coding sequence ATGGAGCTGTACTTGGATACCGCCAACTTGGAGGAGATACGGGAGATCGCTGCTTGGGGAGTGCTCTCCGGGGTGACCACCAACCCCACCTTGGTGGCGAAGGAGTATGCGGGCCGCGGGGCCAAGCTGACGGAGGAGGTTTTGTTCGCCCACCTATGGACCATATGCGAGGTGGTGAAGGGGCCCGTGTCCGCAGAGGTGACCACCTTGGAGGCGGAGGCCATGGTGGCGGAAGGACGGCGGCTTGCGGCCATCCACCCCCAGATTGTGGTCAAGCTGCCCGCCACCGAGGAGGGTTTGCAGGCCTGCAAGCGGCTTGCCGCTGAAGGGATTAAGGTTAATATGACCCTGATCTTTTCCGCCAACCAGGCCCTCCTGGCGGCCCGGGCAGGGGCAAGCTATGTCTCCCCCTTTTTGGGGCGGGTGGACGATATCTCCTGGGATGGGGGAGAGCTTTTGCGGGAGATTGTGGAGCTGATCCAGGTGCAGAACCTGCCGGTGAAGGTCATCGCCGCCTCCATCCGCCACCCCCGTCATGTTACGGAGGCCGCCCTTTTGGGGGCGGACATCGCCACCATGCCCTACGGGGTGTTCAAACAGCTACTCAAGCACCCGCTTACGGACATCGGCCTTAAGCGCTTCATGGAGGATTGGGAGAAGGTTAAGCCATGA
- a CDS encoding M24 family metallopeptidase, with protein sequence MEPKTLLEPLGLDALYITRSENVRYLSGFPHPEDAQVLVMGEASFLLTDPRYPEAERESRIPAKVLKREEKEAFLRELRGRVGFEAEHLPYASLERLRELAPAEWVPTKGVIERLRLKKTPEEVERIRKAQALAEEALAHALTLLKPGVLEREVALEIEFFLKRRGVGVAFPPIVASGTRGALPHAGASGKALEAGELVTLDLGAEVEGYHSDMTRTVALGKVEGELKRAFEATLAALERVLDVLGPGKSTKELDALAREELRRFDLDRYFVHSLGHGVGLAVHEGPGLSPYTEETLEAGMVVTVEPGVYLPGRGGVRIEELVLITDTGMELLSRFPRAWQEV encoded by the coding sequence CTGGAGCCCAAGACCCTCTTAGAGCCCTTGGGGCTGGATGCCCTCTACATCACCCGTTCGGAAAACGTCCGCTACCTTTCGGGCTTTCCCCACCCCGAGGATGCCCAGGTCCTGGTCATGGGGGAAGCCTCCTTCCTCCTCACCGACCCCCGCTACCCCGAGGCGGAGCGGGAAAGCCGCATCCCCGCTAAGGTGCTGAAGCGGGAGGAAAAAGAGGCCTTTCTGAGGGAGCTCAGGGGCCGGGTAGGCTTTGAGGCCGAGCACCTTCCCTACGCCTCCTTGGAGCGCTTGCGGGAGCTTGCCCCTGCGGAGTGGGTGCCCACCAAGGGGGTCATAGAACGGCTTAGGCTCAAGAAAACCCCGGAGGAGGTGGAAAGGATCCGCAAGGCCCAGGCCCTGGCGGAAGAAGCCCTGGCCCACGCCCTCACCCTCCTGAAGCCCGGCGTTTTGGAGCGGGAGGTCGCCTTGGAGATCGAGTTTTTCCTGAAACGGCGGGGGGTTGGGGTGGCCTTCCCTCCCATCGTGGCCTCGGGGACACGGGGAGCCCTGCCCCACGCCGGGGCCTCGGGAAAAGCCCTGGAGGCCGGGGAACTGGTCACCCTGGACCTGGGGGCGGAGGTGGAGGGGTACCACTCGGACATGACCCGCACCGTGGCCTTGGGCAAGGTGGAGGGGGAGCTCAAGCGGGCCTTCGAGGCCACCCTGGCCGCCCTGGAAAGGGTCCTAGACGTCCTAGGCCCAGGCAAAAGCACCAAGGAGCTGGACGCCTTGGCCCGGGAGGAGCTAAGGCGCTTTGACCTGGACCGCTACTTCGTCCACTCCCTGGGGCACGGGGTGGGGCTTGCCGTCCACGAGGGGCCGGGGCTTTCCCCGTACACGGAGGAGACCCTCGAGGCGGGCATGGTGGTCACCGTGGAGCCCGGGGTCTACCTGCCGGGAAGGGGCGGGGTGCGGATCGAGGAGCTGGTCCTCATCACGGATACGGGGATGGAACTCCTCTCCCGCTTTCCCCGCGCCTGGCAGGAGGTTTAG
- a CDS encoding site-2 protease family protein, whose product MIGLWQQDPLAFVLAFAALVFSLVLHELGHAYAAYLFGDATAKRQGRLTLNPLKHLDPLGTVLLLLVGFGWARPVLIYPPAFRSYRLGLFVVSIAGIVINLALAVLFALLVRGIFALDPLGVVLTLRGEEQTLSGLLALAAFFASSINLVLAVFNLLPIPPLDGSKILQSLLPLSWQPLLWRLEQYAWLSFLLILTVLRGPIQEVLRLARRVFFGFFFG is encoded by the coding sequence ATGATCGGGCTTTGGCAGCAAGACCCCTTGGCCTTCGTACTGGCCTTTGCCGCCTTGGTCTTCAGCCTGGTTTTGCATGAGCTGGGCCACGCCTATGCCGCCTACCTCTTCGGTGACGCCACGGCTAAGCGCCAGGGGCGGCTTACCCTTAACCCCTTGAAGCATTTGGACCCCTTGGGCACGGTGCTTCTTCTCCTGGTGGGCTTTGGCTGGGCCAGGCCGGTGCTCATCTATCCCCCGGCCTTCCGCTCTTACCGGCTGGGGCTTTTCGTGGTCTCCATCGCCGGGATCGTTATCAACCTGGCTTTGGCCGTGCTCTTCGCCCTCCTAGTGCGGGGGATCTTTGCCCTGGATCCTCTTGGGGTGGTCCTGACCCTAAGGGGAGAAGAGCAGACCTTATCGGGACTTTTGGCGCTGGCCGCCTTCTTCGCCAGCTCCATCAACCTGGTCCTGGCGGTCTTCAACCTCCTGCCCATTCCCCCCTTGGACGGCTCCAAAATACTGCAAAGCCTTTTGCCCCTTTCCTGGCAACCCCTTCTCTGGCGGCTGGAGCAGTACGCCTGGCTTTCCTTCCTCCTCATCCTTACGGTGTTGCGGGGGCCCATTCAGGAGGTGTTGCGTTTGGCCCGCAGGGTGTTCTTTGGCTTTTTCTTCGGCTAA
- a CDS encoding septal ring lytic transglycosylase RlpA family protein: MRALVLALFLSGALAQTYTVQKGDTLYRIAKAHGLSVAELKRFNGLTSDLIHPGQVLRVGKGEASRRVPFAQEGLAVWYGPGFHGRRTASGERYDMHALTAAHPSLPFDTRVRVTNLRNGRSVVVRINDRGPFGGRYIIDLSYAAAKAIGALSATRVRVEVLEE; the protein is encoded by the coding sequence GTGCGCGCCCTAGTCCTAGCCCTTTTCCTCTCCGGCGCCCTGGCCCAGACCTATACCGTACAGAAGGGGGACACCCTTTACCGCATCGCCAAGGCCCACGGCCTGAGCGTGGCGGAACTGAAGAGGTTCAATGGGCTCACCTCGGACCTGATCCATCCAGGGCAGGTCCTCAGGGTGGGCAAGGGGGAGGCTTCCAGGAGGGTTCCCTTTGCCCAGGAGGGTCTGGCCGTCTGGTACGGCCCGGGTTTCCACGGAAGGCGCACGGCCAGCGGGGAACGTTACGATATGCACGCCCTCACCGCCGCGCACCCCTCCTTGCCCTTTGACACCCGGGTGCGGGTCACCAACCTGAGGAATGGCAGAAGCGTGGTGGTGCGCATCAACGACCGGGGGCCTTTTGGGGGCAGATACATCATTGACCTCTCCTACGCCGCCGCCAAGGCCATTGGGGCCCTTTCCGCCACCCGGGTACGGGTGGAGGTGCTGGAGGAGTGA
- the nfo gene encoding endonuclease IV — MVRYGFHLSIAGKKGVAGAVEEAQALGLSAFQIFAKSPRSWKTRALSPSEVETFRALKEMAGELPGVIHASYLVNLGAEGELWEKSVMSLADDLEKARILGLEYVVVHPGSGDPKRVKEGLLKALRLSGVKERPTLLVENTAGGGEKVGARFEELAWLIEDTPLGVCLDTCHAYAAGYDVREEPQEVLSQLDRLVGLKRVPVVHLNDSVGGLASRIDHHAHLLQGQIGEGLKRVLLDPRLRNRVFILETPRSPEEDAWNLKVLRSWLEEAPTQEKA; from the coding sequence ATGGTGCGCTATGGCTTTCACCTTTCCATCGCCGGGAAAAAGGGCGTGGCCGGGGCCGTGGAAGAAGCCCAGGCCCTGGGCCTCTCCGCCTTCCAGATCTTCGCCAAAAGCCCCCGAAGCTGGAAAACCCGTGCCCTTTCCCCAAGCGAGGTGGAAACCTTCCGCGCCCTAAAGGAAATGGCCGGGGAGCTTCCCGGGGTGATCCATGCCTCCTATCTGGTGAACCTGGGGGCGGAGGGGGAGCTTTGGGAAAAGAGCGTGATGAGCCTGGCGGACGACCTGGAAAAGGCCCGCATCCTGGGACTGGAGTACGTGGTGGTCCATCCAGGCTCAGGTGACCCCAAACGGGTGAAGGAGGGCCTATTAAAGGCCCTGCGCCTCTCCGGGGTAAAGGAACGGCCCACCCTCCTGGTGGAGAACACCGCCGGAGGCGGGGAAAAGGTGGGGGCCCGGTTTGAGGAGCTGGCCTGGCTCATAGAGGACACTCCCCTGGGGGTCTGCCTGGACACCTGCCACGCCTATGCCGCCGGGTACGACGTGAGGGAGGAACCCCAGGAGGTCTTGAGCCAACTGGACCGCCTCGTGGGCCTAAAGCGGGTGCCGGTGGTGCACCTAAACGATTCCGTGGGGGGCCTAGCCAGCCGCATAGACCACCATGCCCATCTTCTCCAGGGCCAGATCGGGGAAGGGCTTAAACGCGTTCTCCTGGACCCCCGCCTCAGAAACCGGGTCTTCATCCTGGAAACCCCAAGAAGCCCCGAGGAAGACGCCTGGAACCTGAAGGTCCTGCGCAGCTGGCTAGAGGAGGCCCCCACCCAAGAAAAGGCGTAA
- a CDS encoding CBS domain-containing protein, with protein sequence MRVVVAHENLDFDALGSMVLAGRLFPGSILALVGGLEGPLKEIAPLLEDRLDLVPAGEIPLGRVGEVILVDNARLERIGPFKALVGRVPFLVFDHHPRAPGDVPAVGGRVAQVGATVSLLVPLIRERGLTLTPLEATLAYAGIWEDTGGFSFPSTTPQDLEAAHFLAQQGAEIPRVREWVRPQLGEEAREILKTLIRTAKVVERQGFRLLIARAQEEGYVPALAPLAHTLLDLHEAQGVLLVLRLSREVLLIARSRERLDVGRWLSQVGGGGHPRAAFARVRGVRNAVKRLLESLPRYLEPEPTLGEVMTSPVETLRPTTVREALRVLEDRGYGAMPVVEPLERGGVRVLGLARRRDLRKAERLGLAEHPVEGFLARALVLPPQTPLSEVEPHLKAGGGRVLVGEKLGESVRLLGIFTRTDLYRKRPALEKPLGEKILEALPEGARRVVFALREAFPQGIYLVGGAVRDALLDRSGPDLDLVLEPGVRLGEVARFLVERFGGSFGLHYAFGTARVRLSFGLAVDLAESREEVYPYPGALPQVRPAPIAKDLERRDYTVNAMALSPATLELLDPYGGLQDLQARLLRPLHPLSFVEDPSRIVRGARLASRLAFRFSEEALKALPPALLPEVLKTASKSRLRDELLLTLEEDTFLEALSLLEELGALGPLYGFRLPPREPFARLRWRYPEEGGIPAERLRVEARLLLLLCFQEDPLEKALALGLPKRLQEALTLLLKGSWNEVEKEALAKEPLRSVFLALFPEKEGWLTEKRRVLMGRDLLQLGLKPGPRVGEILRQVAEARAKGEVRTFEEELALARRLIGDGSFSVPQ encoded by the coding sequence GTGCGGGTGGTGGTGGCCCACGAGAACCTGGACTTTGATGCCCTGGGCTCCATGGTCCTGGCAGGAAGGCTATTCCCGGGGAGCATTCTGGCCTTGGTGGGGGGCCTCGAGGGGCCCCTAAAGGAGATCGCTCCCCTTTTGGAGGATCGTTTGGATCTGGTCCCGGCTGGGGAGATCCCTTTGGGGAGGGTGGGCGAGGTCATCCTGGTGGACAACGCCCGGCTCGAGCGCATCGGGCCCTTCAAGGCCTTGGTGGGCCGGGTACCCTTCCTCGTCTTCGATCACCACCCCCGGGCACCCGGGGACGTACCTGCGGTGGGGGGCAGGGTGGCCCAGGTGGGGGCCACGGTGAGCCTTTTGGTGCCCCTTATTCGGGAGCGGGGCCTGACGCTTACCCCCTTGGAGGCCACCTTGGCCTATGCGGGGATCTGGGAGGACACCGGGGGGTTTAGCTTTCCCTCCACCACCCCCCAGGACCTGGAGGCCGCCCATTTCCTCGCCCAGCAAGGGGCGGAGATTCCCCGGGTGCGCGAGTGGGTGCGGCCCCAGCTGGGGGAGGAAGCCCGCGAGATCCTGAAGACCCTCATCCGCACCGCCAAGGTGGTGGAGCGCCAGGGGTTTCGGCTCCTTATCGCCCGGGCCCAGGAGGAGGGGTACGTGCCGGCCCTAGCCCCCCTGGCCCATACGCTACTGGACCTGCACGAAGCCCAGGGGGTGTTGCTGGTGCTTAGGCTTTCCCGCGAGGTCCTCCTCATTGCCCGGAGCCGGGAGCGGTTGGATGTGGGCCGCTGGCTTTCCCAGGTGGGGGGCGGGGGGCACCCCCGGGCGGCCTTCGCCCGGGTGCGGGGGGTGCGTAATGCGGTGAAGCGCCTTTTGGAGAGCCTTCCCCGGTACCTGGAGCCTGAGCCCACTTTGGGCGAGGTTATGACCTCGCCCGTGGAAACCCTGCGCCCCACCACGGTGCGGGAGGCCCTCCGGGTTCTGGAGGACCGCGGGTACGGGGCCATGCCGGTGGTGGAGCCCCTGGAACGAGGGGGGGTGCGGGTCTTGGGCCTAGCCCGCAGAAGGGATCTCAGGAAGGCGGAAAGGCTCGGCCTGGCTGAACACCCGGTGGAGGGCTTTTTGGCCCGGGCCTTGGTCCTTCCTCCCCAAACCCCCCTGTCCGAGGTGGAGCCCCACTTAAAGGCCGGCGGGGGAAGGGTTTTGGTGGGGGAGAAGCTGGGGGAGAGCGTCAGGCTTCTTGGGATCTTCACCCGTACCGACCTCTACCGCAAGAGGCCTGCCTTGGAGAAACCCTTGGGGGAGAAGATCCTCGAGGCCTTACCGGAGGGGGCTAGGCGGGTGGTCTTTGCCCTTAGGGAGGCCTTTCCCCAGGGGATCTACCTCGTGGGGGGAGCGGTGCGGGATGCCCTTTTGGACCGGTCAGGCCCCGACCTGGACCTGGTTCTGGAACCGGGGGTTAGGCTGGGGGAGGTGGCCCGCTTCCTGGTGGAGCGCTTTGGGGGGAGCTTTGGCCTCCACTACGCCTTCGGCACCGCGCGGGTGCGCCTCTCTTTCGGCCTTGCCGTGGACCTGGCGGAAAGCCGGGAGGAGGTCTACCCCTACCCCGGTGCCCTGCCCCAGGTGCGCCCAGCCCCCATCGCCAAGGACCTGGAGAGGCGGGATTACACGGTGAACGCCATGGCCCTTTCCCCGGCCACCCTGGAGCTTTTGGATCCTTACGGGGGCCTCCAGGATCTCCAGGCCCGCCTACTACGTCCCCTTCATCCCCTGTCCTTCGTGGAGGACCCTAGCCGCATCGTCCGAGGGGCACGGTTGGCCAGCCGGCTGGCCTTCCGCTTTTCCGAGGAGGCCTTGAAGGCCCTGCCTCCGGCCCTCCTGCCCGAGGTGCTGAAGACCGCCAGCAAAAGCCGCCTGAGAGACGAGCTTTTGCTCACGCTGGAGGAGGATACCTTCCTCGAGGCCCTCTCCCTCCTGGAAGAACTTGGGGCCCTGGGACCTCTCTATGGGTTTAGGCTTCCGCCGCGGGAGCCCTTTGCCAGGTTGAGGTGGAGGTACCCCGAGGAGGGGGGAATCCCTGCAGAGCGGCTGAGGGTGGAAGCCCGCCTCCTCCTTCTCCTTTGCTTCCAGGAAGATCCCCTGGAGAAGGCCTTAGCCCTGGGGCTTCCCAAGCGGCTTCAGGAGGCCCTAACCCTCTTGCTGAAGGGTTCCTGGAATGAGGTGGAAAAGGAAGCCCTGGCGAAGGAGCCCCTGCGGAGCGTTTTTCTGGCCCTTTTTCCCGAGAAGGAGGGCTGGCTTACGGAGAAGAGGCGGGTCCTCATGGGGCGGGATCTTTTGCAACTGGGCCTTAAGCCGGGCCCCAGGGTGGGGGAGATCCTGCGCCAGGTGGCCGAGGCCCGGGCTAAGGGCGAGGTGAGGACCTTTGAGGAGGAGCTGGCTTTAGCCCGTAGACTGATAGGCGATGGGTCTTTTTCCGTACCTCAATGA